Proteins from a single region of Nitrososphaerales archaeon:
- a CDS encoding adenosylcobalamin-dependent ribonucleoside-diphosphate reductase — protein MTSIVEEPRDSANVAVSREVKLPSETLAAFGGDELRARVFYEKYALRDSKGLPTEKAPDEMWRRVAAELASVEKDEEKRKEWTTKFYWLLQDWRFVPGGRILFGAGQPRKSTLLNCYFFGIKEDSIEAIFEWCKEAARTYSYGGGVGTDISVLRPKGAPVNNAAIYSSGSVSFMELLSTTTGTIGQAGRRGALMITIGVDHPDVIDFIKVKSDLKKVNYANISVKITDDFMKAVESDGEFMLHFKNEKVDTNTKVRAKEVWKQLVRGAWQSDEPGVLFWDTIKRESTTEYNGMEVQGVNPCSEQTLESYGCCCLGSVNLSAFVKEPFTDKASIDWDALTRAVQFGVRFLDDVLDYNADRHPLPQQRKASLWSRRIGVGITGLGDMLIKLGLKYDDDSTIGFVDHLFERIKNVIYEYSTELAKEKGSFPAFDADKHLSQPFIQRLDGKVKEKIRSQGIRNAAITTIPPVGSGSILAGSSSGVEPVFALAYTRRSKSLSEGEFKVFHPLVRQFMDATHVSDEQQLPSYFVTAHQIRPEMRVKMQATIQKHIDTAISSTVNLAQEITPEEVEKIYMLAWRMGCKGMTIYREGSREGILETEKVTKKDEHAEPAASFDRPRLMEGRTLKLKLPQGGIYLTANLVNGEPKEVFVTLGKSGGDEKADAEALGRLISLYLQHGGDVRNVISTLKGIKGKYVSWDDGVQLQSIPDAVAKALELLVTNRVASDSSIRLMEGEQQATARGASCPDCHENTLIFENGCYRCSNCGYSKCE, from the coding sequence ATGACGTCTATCGTTGAAGAACCACGAGACTCTGCGAATGTTGCAGTAAGCAGGGAAGTAAAGCTTCCTTCTGAAACCCTCGCAGCGTTCGGAGGAGATGAGCTGCGGGCGAGGGTGTTCTACGAAAAATATGCGCTCAGGGACTCGAAAGGTCTCCCGACCGAGAAGGCGCCGGACGAGATGTGGCGCAGGGTGGCAGCGGAGCTCGCCTCTGTGGAGAAGGACGAGGAGAAGAGGAAGGAGTGGACGACCAAGTTCTACTGGCTCCTACAAGACTGGCGCTTCGTGCCGGGTGGCAGGATTCTCTTCGGCGCAGGGCAGCCGAGGAAGTCGACCCTTCTCAACTGCTACTTCTTCGGCATCAAGGAGGACTCGATAGAGGCGATATTCGAGTGGTGCAAGGAGGCCGCCAGGACCTACAGCTACGGAGGGGGGGTCGGGACTGACATCTCGGTGCTGAGGCCGAAGGGGGCCCCCGTCAACAACGCCGCGATTTACAGCTCCGGTTCTGTCTCTTTCATGGAGCTGCTCTCCACAACCACCGGCACGATTGGCCAAGCTGGAAGGAGAGGCGCACTCATGATAACAATCGGCGTAGACCACCCAGACGTAATCGATTTCATCAAGGTGAAAAGCGACCTGAAGAAAGTAAATTATGCAAATATCTCTGTGAAAATCACTGATGATTTCATGAAGGCGGTGGAGAGCGACGGCGAGTTCATGCTCCACTTCAAGAACGAGAAAGTGGACACGAACACGAAGGTCAGGGCCAAGGAGGTCTGGAAGCAACTGGTCAGGGGCGCCTGGCAGTCGGACGAGCCTGGAGTTCTCTTCTGGGACACAATCAAGCGGGAGTCGACGACGGAGTACAACGGAATGGAGGTGCAGGGAGTCAACCCGTGCAGCGAGCAGACTCTCGAGAGCTACGGCTGCTGCTGTCTCGGTTCGGTGAACCTGAGCGCATTCGTGAAGGAGCCGTTCACCGACAAGGCGAGCATCGACTGGGACGCGCTGACGAGGGCAGTCCAGTTCGGCGTCCGGTTCCTTGACGACGTGCTGGACTACAACGCGGACAGGCATCCGCTGCCCCAGCAGAGGAAGGCTTCCCTCTGGAGCAGGAGGATAGGCGTCGGAATAACTGGCCTCGGGGACATGCTGATCAAGCTCGGACTCAAGTACGACGATGACTCGACGATAGGGTTCGTCGACCATCTCTTCGAGAGAATCAAGAACGTCATCTACGAATACTCGACCGAGCTTGCGAAGGAGAAGGGGAGCTTCCCTGCCTTCGACGCCGACAAGCACCTCTCGCAGCCGTTCATCCAGAGGCTTGACGGGAAGGTCAAGGAGAAGATCAGGTCGCAGGGCATAAGGAACGCAGCCATCACGACGATCCCGCCGGTCGGTTCAGGTTCAATACTTGCCGGAAGTTCGAGCGGAGTCGAACCTGTCTTCGCCTTGGCATACACCAGGAGGAGCAAGTCGCTCAGCGAGGGCGAGTTCAAGGTCTTCCACCCGCTCGTCAGACAATTCATGGACGCGACGCACGTGTCGGACGAGCAGCAGCTTCCCAGCTACTTCGTGACTGCCCACCAGATCAGGCCGGAGATGAGGGTGAAGATGCAGGCAACCATCCAGAAGCACATCGACACAGCGATCTCGAGCACAGTGAACCTCGCGCAGGAGATTACTCCCGAAGAAGTGGAGAAGATCTACATGCTCGCGTGGAGGATGGGCTGCAAGGGAATGACCATCTACAGGGAGGGCAGCAGAGAGGGGATTCTGGAGACAGAGAAGGTAACCAAGAAGGACGAGCACGCTGAGCCGGCGGCATCGTTCGACAGACCGAGGTTGATGGAGGGCAGGACCCTCAAACTGAAGCTGCCGCAGGGAGGAATCTACCTGACGGCTAACCTCGTCAATGGAGAGCCGAAGGAGGTCTTCGTGACCCTAGGCAAGTCGGGGGGCGATGAGAAGGCGGACGCTGAGGCGCTCGGCCGGCTGATCAGCCTCTACCTGCAGCACGGGGGCGACGTCAGGAACGTCATATCCACCCTCAAGGGGATCAAGGGCAAGTACGTGTCGTGGGACGACGGGGTGCAGCTGCAGTCGATACCAGACGCAGTCGCGAAGGCGCTGGAGCTGCTCGTCACTAACCGGGTAGCGAGTGACTCGAGCATCCGACTAATGGAGGGGGAGCAGCAAGCGACCGCCCGCGGAGCGAGTTGCCCCGACTGCCACGAGAACACCCTGATCTTCGAGAACGGATGCTATCGCTGCAGTAACTGTGGATATTCAAAATGTGAGTGA